Proteins from a single region of Streptococcus mitis:
- a CDS encoding proline--tRNA ligase, protein MKQSKMPIPTLREMPSDAQVISHALMLRAGYVRQVSAGVYSYLPLANRVIEKAKNIMRQEFDKIGAVEMLAPALLSAELWRESGRYETYGEDLYKLKNREKSDFILGPTHEETFTAIVRDSVKSYKQLPLNLYQIQPKYRDEKRPRNGLLRTREFIMKDAYSFHANYDSLDSVYDEYKAAYERIFTRSGLDFKAIIGDGGAMGGKDSQEFMAITPARTDLDRWVVLDKSVASFDEIPAEVQEEIKAELLKWMVSGEDTIAYSSESSYAANLEMATNEYKPSNRVVAEEEVTRVATPDVKSIDEVAAFLNVPEEQTIKTLFYMADGELLAALLVGNDQLNEVKLKNHLGADFFDVASEEEVANVVQAGFGSLGPVALPENIKIIADRKVQDVRNAVVGANEDGYHLTGVNPGRDFTAEYVDIREVREGEISPDGQGVLNFARGIEIGHIFKLGTRYSASMGADVLDENGRAVPIIMGCYGIGVSRLLSAVMEQHARLFVNKTPKGEYRYAWGINFPKELAPFDVHLITVNVKDEEAQALTEKLEASLMGAGYEVLTDDRNERVGVKFSDSDLIGLPIRITVGKKAADGIVEVKIKATGDTIEVHADNLLETLEILSKK, encoded by the coding sequence ATGAAACAAAGTAAAATGCCTATCCCAACGCTTCGCGAAATGCCAAGCGATGCTCAAGTTATCAGCCATGCTCTTATGTTGCGAGCTGGTTATGTTCGTCAAGTCTCAGCAGGTGTTTATTCTTACCTACCGCTTGCTAATCGTGTGATTGAAAAAGCTAAAAATATCATGCGCCAAGAATTTGATAAGATTGGTGCCGTTGAGATGTTGGCTCCTGCCCTCCTCAGTGCAGAATTGTGGCGCGAATCAGGTCGTTACGAAACTTATGGTGAAGACCTTTACAAACTAAAAAATCGTGAAAAATCAGACTTTATCCTAGGTCCAACTCACGAAGAAACCTTTACAGCTATTGTCCGTGATTCTGTTAAGTCTTACAAGCAATTGCCACTCAACCTTTACCAAATCCAACCTAAGTATCGTGATGAAAAACGCCCACGTAATGGACTTCTTCGTACACGTGAGTTCATCATGAAGGATGCTTACAGCTTTCACGCTAACTATGATAGCTTGGACAGTGTTTATGATGAGTACAAAGCTGCTTATGAGCGTATTTTCACTCGTAGTGGTTTAGATTTCAAGGCAATTATTGGTGACGGTGGAGCTATGGGTGGTAAGGATAGCCAAGAATTTATGGCCATTACACCTGCTCGTACAGACCTTGACCGCTGGGTCGTCTTGGACAAGTCAGTTGCTTCATTTGATGAGATTCCTGCGGAAGTGCAAGAAGAAATCAAGGCAGAATTGCTCAAATGGATGGTCTCTGGTGAAGATACCATTGCTTACTCAAGTGAGTCTAGCTATGCGGCTAACTTGGAAATGGCAACAAACGAGTACAAACCAAGCAACCGTGTTGTCGCTGAAGAAGAAGTGACTCGTGTTGCAACTCCAGATGTTAAATCAATTGATGAAGTTGCAGCCTTTCTCAATGTTCCAGAAGAACAAACGATTAAAACCCTCTTCTACATGGCAGATGGTGAGCTTCTTGCAGCCCTTCTAGTTGGAAATGACCAACTCAATGAAGTTAAGTTGAAAAACCACTTGGGAGCAGATTTCTTTGACGTTGCAAGTGAAGAAGAAGTGGCAAATGTTGTTCAAGCAGGATTTGGTTCACTTGGCCCAGTTGCTTTGCCAGAGAATATTAAAATTATTGCAGATCGTAAAGTGCAAGATGTTCGCAATGCAGTTGTCGGTGCTAACGAAGATGGCTACCATTTGACTGGTGTGAACCCAGGCCGTGATTTTACTGCAGAATATGTGGATATCCGCGAAGTTCGTGAGGGTGAAATTTCCCCAGACGGGCAAGGAGTCCTTAACTTTGCGCGTGGTATCGAAATTGGTCACATCTTTAAACTCGGCACTCGCTATTCAGCAAGCATGGGAGCAGATGTTTTGGATGAAAATGGCCGTGCTGTGCCAATTATCATGGGATGTTACGGTATCGGTGTCAGCCGTCTACTTTCAGCAGTGATGGAGCAACACGCTCGCCTCTTTGTTAACAAAACACCAAAAGGTGAATACCGTTACGCTTGGGGAATCAATTTCCCTAAAGAATTGGCACCATTTGATGTACACTTGATTACTGTTAATGTCAAGGACGAAGAAGCGCAAGCCTTGACAGAAAAGCTTGAAGCAAGCTTGATGGGAGCTGGTTATGAAGTCTTGACAGATGACCGTAACGAACGTGTTGGTGTTAAATTCAGCGATAGCGACTTGATTGGATTGCCAATCCGTATTACTGTTGGTAAAAAAGCGGCCGATGGTATCGTAGAAGTGAAGATTAAAGCGACTGGTGACACTATCGAAGTTCATGCAGATAACTTGCTTGAAACGCTTGAAATTCTCAGCAAGAAATAA
- a CDS encoding LLM class flavin-dependent oxidoreductase has product MVELGISTFGETTELEGIGQTYSHAERIRQLVAEIELADKVDLDVYGIGEHHRADFAVSAPEIVLAAGAVNTKKIRLTSAVSILSSMDPIRLFQQYATIDALSNGRAEIMAGRGSFTESFPLFGYDLKDYEVLFDEKLDLLQLVNEKTKLDWQGRLTQTISGKEVYPRPVQDKLPLWIATGGHVESTVKIAQAGLPIVYAIIGGNPRYFKKLIQAYREIGRDAGHAEKYLKVGAHSWGWIAEDGKQAVKDYFHPTNQVVDAISKDRPHWQELRYEQYLEQVGPNGAMFVGNPDQVAEKLIRMIEDLGLDRFMLHLPLGSMPHDQVLRAIELFGTQVAPKVRAYFAMKEA; this is encoded by the coding sequence ATGGTAGAATTGGGAATTTCAACATTTGGGGAAACAACGGAGCTTGAAGGAATTGGGCAAACTTACAGTCATGCCGAACGCATTCGTCAGTTGGTGGCGGAGATTGAGCTGGCTGACAAGGTTGATTTGGATGTATATGGGATTGGTGAGCACCATCGAGCGGATTTTGCGGTATCAGCCCCAGAGATTGTCCTGGCGGCTGGGGCAGTCAATACTAAGAAAATCCGTTTGACCAGTGCAGTCAGCATTCTCTCGAGCATGGATCCGATTCGCTTGTTCCAACAGTATGCCACTATCGATGCTTTGTCAAATGGGCGAGCGGAGATTATGGCTGGAAGGGGTTCTTTCACGGAATCTTTTCCCTTGTTTGGATATGATTTGAAAGACTACGAAGTCCTTTTTGATGAGAAATTAGACTTGCTTCAGTTAGTCAATGAAAAGACCAAGTTAGACTGGCAAGGTCGCTTGACCCAAACAATCTCTGGTAAAGAAGTTTATCCTCGTCCGGTTCAGGACAAATTGCCCTTGTGGATAGCGACAGGTGGTCATGTAGAATCAACAGTGAAGATTGCTCAGGCGGGGCTGCCGATTGTCTATGCTATTATTGGTGGCAATCCGCGTTATTTTAAAAAATTGATTCAGGCTTATCGTGAGATTGGTAGAGATGCCGGTCATGCAGAAAAATATCTGAAAGTGGGAGCCCATTCTTGGGGTTGGATTGCTGAAGATGGCAAGCAGGCTGTAAAAGATTATTTCCATCCGACCAATCAAGTGGTGGATGCTATTTCTAAAGATCGTCCACACTGGCAGGAATTGCGTTATGAGCAATATTTGGAGCAAGTTGGGCCAAATGGTGCTATGTTTGTGGGCAATCCAGATCAGGTGGCAGAAAAATTGATTCGCATGATTGAAGACTTAGGTTTGGACCGCTTCATGCTCCATCTACCGCTTGGTTCCATGCCTCATGATCAAGTTCTAAGAGCTATTGAACTCTTCGGAACACAAGTAGCACCCAAAGTTCGGGCTTACTTTGCCATGAAAGAGGCTTAA
- the glmS gene encoding glutamine--fructose-6-phosphate transaminase (isomerizing) has protein sequence MCGIVGVVGNTNATDILIQGLEKLEYRGYDSAGIFVLGGAENHLVKAVGRIAELSAKTAGVEGTTGIGHTRWATHGKPTEDNAHPHRSETERFVLVHNGVIENYLEIKEEYLAGHHFKGQTDTEIAVHLIGKFAEEDGLSVLEAFKKALHIIRGSYAFALVDSQDPEVIYVAKNKSPLLIGLGEGYNMVCSDAMAMIRETNQYMEIHDQELVIVKADSVEVQDYDGNSRERASYTAELDLSDIGKGTYPYYMLKEIDEQPTVMRKLIQAYTDEAGQVVVDPAIIKAVQDADRIYILAAGTSYHAGFASKKMLEELTDTPVELGISSEWGYGMPLLSKKPLFIFISQSGETADSRQVLVKANEMGIPSLTVTNVPGSTLSREANHTMLLHAGPEIAVASTKAYTAQIAALAFLAKAVGEANGNAKAQAFDLVHELSIVAQSIESTLSEKEAIEAKVRELLETTRNAFYIGRGQDYYVAMEASLKLKEISYIQCEGFAAGELKHGTIALIEEGTPVLALLSDPVLANHTRGNIQEVAARGAKVLTIAEENVAKDTDDIVLTTVHPYLSPISMVVPTQLVAYFATLHRGLDVDKPRNLAKSVTVE, from the coding sequence ATGTGTGGAATTGTTGGTGTTGTTGGAAACACAAATGCAACTGATATTTTGATTCAAGGACTTGAAAAGCTCGAATACCGTGGCTATGATTCTGCGGGAATTTTTGTCCTAGGTGGTGCTGAAAATCACCTAGTAAAAGCTGTAGGCCGTATCGCAGAATTGTCTGCCAAGACAGCTGGTGTTGAGGGAACAACTGGTATTGGACATACTCGTTGGGCGACTCATGGAAAACCAACTGAAGACAATGCTCACCCACATCGCTCTGAGACTGAACGTTTTGTTTTGGTGCACAATGGGGTGATTGAGAACTACCTTGAAATCAAGGAAGAATACCTTGCAGGTCACCACTTTAAGGGGCAAACAGATACTGAAATCGCTGTTCACTTGATTGGAAAATTTGCGGAAGAAGATGGCTTGTCAGTTCTTGAAGCCTTCAAAAAAGCTCTTCACATCATCCGTGGTTCTTATGCCTTTGCCTTGGTTGACTCACAAGATCCTGAAGTCATCTACGTGGCTAAAAATAAATCACCACTTTTGATTGGTCTTGGGGAAGGCTACAATATGGTTTGTTCAGACGCCATGGCTATGATTCGTGAAACCAACCAATACATGGAAATCCATGACCAAGAATTGGTAATTGTTAAGGCTGATAGTGTGGAAGTTCAAGACTATGATGGCAACAGTCGTGAGCGTGCTAGTTACACTGCTGAACTTGACTTGTCAGATATCGGTAAGGGAACTTATCCTTACTACATGCTCAAGGAAATCGATGAGCAACCAACGGTGATGCGTAAACTCATCCAAGCCTACACAGATGAGGCTGGTCAAGTTGTTGTAGACCCAGCTATTATCAAGGCCGTTCAAGACGCAGACCGTATCTACATCCTTGCAGCTGGAACATCTTACCACGCAGGATTTGCTTCTAAGAAAATGTTGGAAGAATTGACAGATACACCAGTTGAGCTTGGAATTTCATCTGAGTGGGGCTATGGTATGCCACTTCTCAGCAAGAAACCACTTTTCATCTTTATCAGCCAGTCTGGTGAAACAGCGGATAGCCGTCAGGTTTTGGTTAAGGCTAATGAAATGGGAATCCCAAGCTTGACAGTGACAAATGTCCCAGGTTCAACTCTTTCTCGTGAAGCTAATCATACCATGCTTCTTCATGCAGGTCCTGAAATTGCCGTGGCATCAACTAAGGCTTATACAGCGCAAATCGCAGCCCTTGCCTTCCTTGCAAAAGCAGTCGGAGAAGCAAATGGTAATGCTAAAGCGCAAGCCTTTGACCTAGTTCATGAGTTGTCAATCGTAGCTCAATCTATCGAATCAACTCTTTCAGAGAAAGAAGCCATTGAAGCCAAGGTTCGTGAGCTTCTTGAAACAACTCGCAACGCCTTTTATATCGGACGTGGTCAAGATTACTATGTAGCCATGGAAGCAAGTCTCAAACTCAAAGAGATTTCTTACATCCAGTGTGAAGGTTTTGCGGCAGGAGAACTTAAGCACGGGACTATTGCCTTGATTGAAGAAGGAACACCTGTCTTGGCGCTCTTGTCAGATCCAGTTCTTGCCAACCACACTCGTGGAAATATCCAAGAGGTGGCAGCTCGTGGTGCCAAGGTTCTCACTATAGCAGAAGAAAATGTTGCCAAAGATACAGACGATATCGTCCTTACGACTGTACACCCTTACCTCTCACCAATTTCAATGGTTGTGCCAACGCAATTGGTCGCTTACTTTGCAACTCTGCACCGTGGGCTAGATGTGGATAAACCACGTAACCTTGCTAAATCAGTAACGGTAGAATAA
- the bglA gene encoding 6-phospho-beta-glucosidase, which translates to MLRFPKDFVWGSSTSGPQTEGRVAGDGKGDNLWDYWYQVEPNRYYNGIGPDKTSTFYENWEKDIDLLLETGHTAFRTSIQWSRIFPQGRGEVNPQGVDFYRKVFEAIKAKEIRLLVNLYHFDLPFALQEDGDGWENKATVSAYEDYARFCFETYGDLVDQWITFNEPIVPVEFGYFYDAHYPHKVDAEAAVKVAYHTQLASSRAVKACHELLPDSKIGIVLNLTPAYPRSQHPADVKAARIADLFQSQSFLDPSVLGTYPQELVEILHEQGLLPDATEEELKLIRDNTVDFLGVNYYQPLRVMAPRFAKHPESPLLPEHFYEPYVMPGRKINPHRGWEIYEQGIYDIAQNIKENYGNIKWMLTENGMGVEGEEKFRDNGMIQDDYRIDFVKGHLRELHRAIEDGANCKGYLIWTFIDCWSWLNSYKNRYGLVELDLETQERRLKKSGHWFKELSDNNGF; encoded by the coding sequence ATGCTAAGATTTCCAAAGGATTTTGTCTGGGGATCCTCTACTTCTGGACCACAAACAGAAGGACGTGTAGCTGGTGACGGTAAGGGAGATAATCTCTGGGATTATTGGTACCAAGTGGAGCCAAATCGTTACTATAATGGGATTGGTCCAGATAAAACATCAACCTTTTATGAAAATTGGGAAAAGGATATCGACCTCTTGTTAGAAACTGGTCACACGGCCTTTCGGACTTCTATTCAGTGGTCACGGATTTTTCCACAAGGGCGTGGGGAAGTCAATCCTCAAGGTGTGGATTTCTATCGTAAGGTTTTTGAGGCTATTAAGGCTAAAGAGATTCGTCTTTTAGTCAATCTTTATCATTTTGATTTACCTTTTGCCCTTCAAGAGGATGGTGATGGTTGGGAAAATAAGGCGACTGTCTCAGCCTATGAAGACTATGCTCGTTTTTGTTTTGAGACTTATGGAGATTTAGTGGATCAATGGATTACCTTTAACGAGCCCATCGTTCCAGTAGAATTTGGCTATTTTTACGATGCCCATTATCCACATAAGGTGGATGCAGAGGCAGCCGTTAAAGTAGCTTATCATACACAATTGGCTAGCAGTCGGGCGGTTAAGGCTTGTCATGAACTCTTGCCTGATTCCAAGATTGGGATTGTCCTCAACTTGACACCGGCTTATCCACGTAGCCAGCATCCTGCTGATGTTAAGGCAGCTCGCATTGCGGACCTTTTTCAGTCCCAATCTTTCTTAGATCCGTCTGTTTTGGGGACTTATCCACAGGAGTTGGTAGAAATCTTGCATGAACAAGGTCTCTTGCCTGATGCTACAGAGGAGGAGTTGAAGCTCATTCGTGACAATACAGTGGACTTCCTTGGTGTCAACTACTATCAACCTTTGCGTGTTATGGCGCCTCGATTTGCTAAGCATCCAGAGAGTCCACTCTTGCCAGAACATTTTTATGAGCCTTATGTGATGCCTGGACGTAAAATTAATCCTCACCGTGGCTGGGAGATTTATGAGCAAGGGATTTATGACATTGCCCAAAATATCAAGGAAAATTATGGCAATATCAAGTGGATGTTGACAGAGAATGGTATGGGTGTTGAAGGGGAAGAAAAATTCCGTGATAATGGAATGATTCAAGATGATTACCGTATTGACTTTGTAAAAGGTCATCTTCGTGAACTGCACCGTGCCATTGAAGACGGAGCCAATTGTAAGGGCTACTTGATTTGGACCTTTATCGATTGCTGGTCATGGCTCAACAGCTATAAAAATCGCTATGGTTTGGTCGAATTAGACTTGGAAACGCAAGAACGTCGTCTGAAAAAATCAGGGCACTGGTTCAAGGAATTAAGCGATAATAATGGATTTTAA